Below is a window of bacterium DNA.
CATTCGAGATGAAGCCCTCCGGGCGAAGGTCCACGCATGCTGGCAGGAGGCGATCGATTTTCGCGGGTGGACGGAAGAGCTGCTGCGCAGTATCCCGTTTACCCTGCTGGCCGACAATGTCTCGATCGCATTCATTGACCATGTCCGTGCCGTATGCAGAATGTGTATAGCCTGTGACGATATACTCACTGAAGTGCATGGTGAGAAGAAAACGCCGATCAACAGGGATTACCTCATCGCCGGCGCCCTGCTGGCAGATGTCGGGAAACTGCTCGAGTACGACCTTGTGGACGGCGCACCTGTGAAATCGGACTATGGCAAGCATATCCGGCACCCGTTCAGTGGGGTCGGACTTGCGTTCAAGCACGGATTGCCTTCCGAGGTCATGCACATTATCGCAACGCACTCCAAAGAGGGTGCAGGAGAAAAACGGCTGCCTGAAAGTATCGTCTTTCATCACGCTGATTTTATCGATTTTGAACTTGTGAAGTAACCGCAGTACTGTTGTTTTTCACGGAGCACTCAGCAATGGCGCAGAATCTCATTGAAAAAATCGCCCAACTGCACACCGTCGACTCTGGATCGCAGCAGGTGCGCAGCGGGGATTACATTTATATTCGTCCCGCACACGTCATGACGCATGACAACACAGGTGCGGTGATCCCGAAATTCCGGAGCATCGGCGCGGCTCGCATTGCGAATCCACGGCAGGTCGTCAGCACGCTCGATCACAACGTGCAGGATACCAGCGAGAAAAACCTGCAGAAATACCGCAATATCGAAGCCTTTGCCCGTGAGATGGGGATCGACTTTTATCCTGCCGGACGCGGTATCGGACACCAGATCATGTGCGAAGAGGGATACGCCTGGCCCGGCAGCATGGTCGTCGCGTCGGACAGTCACAGCAACATGTACGGGGGACTCGGCTGCCTCGGTACGCCCATCGTGCGCACTGATGCCGCGGCAATCTGGGCTACGGGACGCACCTGGTGGAAAGTGCCACCCGTGGCTCGCGTGCAGCTGCATGGTGCGCTGCCCGCAGGAGTCACCGGCAAGGATGTCATCATCACGCTTTGCGGACTCTTCAACAACGATGAAGTGCTCAACCACGCGATAGAATTCACGGGCGAAGGAGTCGCATCACTTTCCGTGGATCAGCGCCTGACCATCGCAAACATGACGACGGAATGGGGTGCACTCGCAGGCGTATTTCCCGTTGACGAGCGAACAATTGCCTGGCTGCGACAGCGTGCGGCGTTTGTTGCGGCACGTGGACTCGAGGGAGTCCCTTCGGATGAGGATGGTAACGGGTCGCATCCCCGCATGAATAATGCGCGGATCGACGCACTGGAGGCATACCGGATAACCGCGGATGAGAACGCCTTCTATTCGCGTGAAATCACGTTGAACCTGGCAACCGTGCGTCCCCACGTCTCCGGTCCCAATCACGTGAAAACCATGACATCCATTGCAGAGATGAAGCAGCGGCAGCTGCCCGTCAACAAGGCGTATCTCGTATCCTGTGTCAACAGCCGTGTCGAGGATATCGCCGAAGCCGCGTCCGTCGTGCGTGGCAAGCATGTGGCGGAAGGCGTCGAATTTTATATTGCCGCAGCGTCAAGTGAGGTGCAGGCAGCCAGCGAGGATCGCGGAGACTGGCAGGCGCTTCTTGATGCAGGGGCAATTCCGCTGCCTCCGGGTTGTGGTCCCTGTATCGGACTCGGTATGGGACTGCTGAAGGATGGCGAAGTGGGCATTTCGGCGACCAACCGGAATTTCAAGGGCCGCATGGGATCGAAAGAAGCGGAGGCCTACCTGGCGTCGCCGTCGGTGGTCGCCGCTTCAGCGATCGCGGGTGTCATCGCGGCGCCGGTGGATTACGACAGTGTCGCACCCGAAGCCACGATGCTCACCAATGAACGACCATCGGCCGGCGACAGCGAAACCGTGATCGTGGATGGCTTTCCTGCTGTCATCAGGGGAGAACTTCTGTACTGTCATCAGGACAATCTGAATACCGACGGTATCTATCCCGGCAAATACACGTATATCGACGACTTCACGGCCAGTCAGCAAGCGGAAGTCGCGATGGAGAACTACGATCCGGCCTTCCAGGAACTGGCCAGAGAAGGTGATATCCTCATTGGGGGATTCAATTTCGGCACCGGCAGTTCACGTGAGCAGGCT
It encodes the following:
- the lysF gene encoding homoaconitase, with protein sequence MAQNLIEKIAQLHTVDSGSQQVRSGDYIYIRPAHVMTHDNTGAVIPKFRSIGAARIANPRQVVSTLDHNVQDTSEKNLQKYRNIEAFAREMGIDFYPAGRGIGHQIMCEEGYAWPGSMVVASDSHSNMYGGLGCLGTPIVRTDAAAIWATGRTWWKVPPVARVQLHGALPAGVTGKDVIITLCGLFNNDEVLNHAIEFTGEGVASLSVDQRLTIANMTTEWGALAGVFPVDERTIAWLRQRAAFVAARGLEGVPSDEDGNGSHPRMNNARIDALEAYRITADENAFYSREITLNLATVRPHVSGPNHVKTMTSIAEMKQRQLPVNKAYLVSCVNSRVEDIAEAASVVRGKHVAEGVEFYIAAASSEVQAASEDRGDWQALLDAGAIPLPPGCGPCIGLGMGLLKDGEVGISATNRNFKGRMGSKEAEAYLASPSVVAASAIAGVIAAPVDYDSVAPEATMLTNERPSAGDSETVIVDGFPAVIRGELLYCHQDNLNTDGIYPGKYTYIDDFTASQQAEVAMENYDPAFQELAREGDILIGGFNFGTGSSREQAATALMHRGIRLVVAGSFSETYKRNAINNGFLVVEAPGLVAELRSRFGTDAPTVRTGIEAELDFSRSEIVADGKRYGIDPVGPAAQELILAGGLESWVKSAIS
- a CDS encoding HD domain-containing protein; the protein is MSDLVVRLLPEIEDIRDEALRAKVHACWQEAIDFRGWTEELLRSIPFTLLADNVSIAFIDHVRAVCRMCIACDDILTEVHGEKKTPINRDYLIAGALLADVGKLLEYDLVDGAPVKSDYGKHIRHPFSGVGLAFKHGLPSEVMHIIATHSKEGAGEKRLPESIVFHHADFIDFELVK